The Candidatus Zymogenaceae bacterium region GTACGCATTTTTTTATAATCGATATCGGTAGTATCCCACATGTTCATTCTCAGGCACCGACCATTCCCATTGAAAGAAATGATTAGAATTGTCCTCATACTGTTTTTTTTATTCGCGTGTACGGCCCCGACCTTTTCCCAGGATATTGACCTCGCGAGCTATTCCCCCGTTCCCGACGCGTTCGAGACTTCCCCGCCCGGCTCCGATGCCAATATAATCATTTGGGAGGTGGAAGAGATCACCGAGCCGGACACGTGGACCAGCACCCATACCCTTGAAACCACACAAGACATCACGGAACAGCCGGAAGGCCCGGTTTTGTGGCTCTCGACCAGAGAGCTGACCACCCGCATTGACACCACCCGCTCTTCTTCGACAAAAGGCCCGAGCCGCGAGGAACTCGAGGCGCTGGCCTCGGGTGACGACGCTTTCATGGAGCAGCTTTTAATCCTCAGGGCCATGGAAACCGGGAGATTCTACGAGCGGATATTTCGGGTAACCGGCTACTATTCGCCGCTCCCCGGCCAGAATCGATACGTCACCGGCAGCTATGCGGGGGATATCAGGCTCAACGGCAAGGGCGTGATGGCCGCGGACAAGACCCCGGTGTATCTGGGGATGGCCGCCGGCCCCCCCTTCATGAAATACGGCACGAAGGTGATATTACAGGACCTGCGCGATCACGACCTACCGGGAGTCTACACCGTCCACGACCGGGGGTCCGCCATCGTGGGCGACCGGCTGGATATCTGGGTGGGCGAGGGGGAAGAAGCCATAAAGAAGGCTTTCGAGATTACCGGTTACTACCGGGCGACAATCATAGAACTGGACTGATGAAAGATCGGGAGATGGTGCCATGAACGCACTGACGAAGAGACAATCCCTTTTCATGTTATTTACGATCTTTGTTTCATTAGTCTTTTTCTTGTGTATATATTCACCACGAATATCCGCCGCCGATACGACGGCCACGACGATCGATGAAACATTCGTGCTAGTGGCATTCGACGATACCTGGAAGAGCACCAGGGAACTGGGGACAGAGGAGACACCCGCCGAGCCGTCCACGACCTGGCACACCACCGAAAGCCTGGCTCCGGCTCCCACCGGGGCAATAACGCACACCCCCGCCGCAGAAAAAACGACAATCCCTAGGGAGACCGAGGGTGTCGGAGGACAGACGGATCCCTCCCTAGACCCGTATGCCGGCCCCATGCTCGGAGAAGACCAGGCCCTTTCAGGCCTGGACGTCGGCGTGGGTTTCAACCGAGACGAGACGATAACACGCGGGCGGGGCACCTATGACTCCCGGACAAGCTACTGGTATCTGAAGAAAACGACCGAGGACGACTATGAGACATTCAATGTCCGGCCGTTTCTGATGTACGGGGTCATGCATAACCTCATGCTCATCCTCATCAACGATGCGGCGGTGTCCGACGGATACAGCACGGACACCTCCTGGGATCAAAACTTCCACTACGAGGCGCCCTGGGACCCGACCAGGACGTTCCGGGGAGAGTATACCGAGGTGGACAACCATTCGGTTAAAAAAGAGTGGGAGGGTTCCCTGGAATTGACCTATCGCCCCGTGGAGTACCTCGAGGTGTATATCCGCTGGGCCATGGATCAATACTACTCATATTCCCAGGACAACTACCGGCATGTGACGCCGGCGACCAATCCCACGTTCGCTACCGACAACAACGACGTCATTATCGAAGAATACGACCTGAATACCTACACCGTCTCCCTGGGAACCGCCGCCCTCCTGGGAGAGGCGGGACCCACCGGAAGCGGCGCGCTGGACCTGAACGCCTTCAACGGCGCCTTTCTGGCGCCCTTCTCGGCGTTGGTCGAGGCGGAATTCGGCGTCGACTTCGTACGAGACGACACCACCCGGTGGTTTCGAAACAGCTTTGACTATTTCCCCGGGTTTCAGCAGATCACTCCGTCCATTTTTATGAACGTTTGGGAAGAGGATTTCACCAATGTCAGTAGGAGCGTTTCCGATGATTACGAACAGTATTACCTTGTGGGAGCCGTAGACATCGGCATTCTCGATTCACTCAACACCGGGGTGTCGGGCAGGATTGACTTCCCCGTCACGTGGAACCGCGATATCAGGCGCACCGACAGCCCCTACCAGTTCTTCAACCCGTCCCGTCCCGGACGCACCTTCTGGGGTGAAGACGACAGCGGCAGGCTCTTTTCCTGGAACCTGGACTGCTTCATCGCGTATCGACCAACACCCTTCATCGAGGTGGCCGTCAACCAGGGTTTCGCCTATCGAGAGGCGGAATACGACGGTTCTTATTACTCCAACCTGCTTCCCACGGCGGCGGTGATCGTCACAGACGGCCGCATCGAAACCCATGACGACACCCGGCGTATGCAATACGACACGACGCTGGCCGTAACACTCCTGACCCGGGGGGGGGATTACGATTACTCGGCCGTCTCCATCGACACCCTGGACTCCCCACTCCTCGGTAGAAACCAGATGGGAGTCACCGGCACGTTCACCTACCGTTACGTCGACATGAGCAGGGGATATGACATGGGGCAGAATTTTCCCGGCGGACTTGTCGGCATCGATTCATGGCGGCTTACCATGGATTATGATCAGTACATCGTCGGGCTCGCGATCAGCTACGGTCTTCTGGACAACCTCATGATGTCGGTATCAGGGACCTACGCGTTTCCCAGCTCATATACCAACCACGGCGAATATCTCTGGGCCTACGAGGGGGGAGACTACGGTTTCGTACCCAGCAGGATCACCGGAAGGATAAAAAACTGGTCGGTGGGGGCGGACGTTCGATATCGGATTATCGACAACCTGGAAATCGGCCTGGGAGGCACGTGTGAGTACACCTACAACAGACGTTACATGAAAAACGGCAAATTCTACTCCCAGAATATTAATCCCAGCACCTTTTCCCACCACTGGGGCGATTCATACGAATATTTTGATTACAACCTGGA contains the following coding sequences:
- a CDS encoding 3D domain-containing protein produces the protein MIRIVLILFFLFACTAPTFSQDIDLASYSPVPDAFETSPPGSDANIIIWEVEEITEPDTWTSTHTLETTQDITEQPEGPVLWLSTRELTTRIDTTRSSSTKGPSREELEALASGDDAFMEQLLILRAMETGRFYERIFRVTGYYSPLPGQNRYVTGSYAGDIRLNGKGVMAADKTPVYLGMAAGPPFMKYGTKVILQDLRDHDLPGVYTVHDRGSAIVGDRLDIWVGEGEEAIKKAFEITGYYRATIIELD